Proteins encoded in a region of the Mercenaria mercenaria strain notata chromosome 1, MADL_Memer_1, whole genome shotgun sequence genome:
- the LOC123566133 gene encoding ribosome-binding protein 1-like — protein sequence MILGSGRCSGYFKQKGAPGSGRGNGYCKQKGAPGSGRGNGYCKQKGAPGSGRDNGYCKQKGAQGSGRGNGYCKQKGAPGSGRGNGYCKQKGAPGSGRGNGYCKQKGAQGSWRGNGYCKQKGAPGSGRGNGYCKQKGAVLQGQGEVTDTANRRVLQGQGEVTDTAKRRVPQGQGEVMDTANRRVPQGQGEVMDTANRRVPQGQGEVMDTANRRVTQGQGEVMDTSNRRVPQDQGEIMDTANRRVPQGQGEVMDTANRRVPQGQGEVMDTANRRMPQGQGEIMDTANRRVPQGQEEVVDTANRRVPQGKGEVMDTANRRVPQGQEDLRRFS from the exons ATGATCTTAG GGTCAGGGAGATGTAGTGGATACTTCAAACAGAAGGGTGCCCCAGGGTCAGGGAGAGGTAATGGATACTGCAAACAGAAGGGTGCCCCAGGGTCAGGGAGAGGTAATGGATACTGCAAACAGAAGGGTGCCCCAGGGTCAGGGAGAGATAACGGATACTGCAAACAGAAGGGTGCCCAAGGGTCAGGGAGAGGTAACGGATACTGCAAACAGAAGGGTGCCCCAGGGTCAGGGAGAGGTAACGGATACTGCAAACAGAAGGGTGCCCCAGGGTCAGGGAGAGGTAACGGATACTGCAAACAGAAGGGTGCCCAAGGGTCATGGAGAGGTAACGGATACTGCAAACAGAAGGGTGCCCCAGGGTCAGGGAGAGGTAACGGATACTGCAAACAGAAGGGTGCGGTGCTCCAGGGTCAGGGAGAGGTAACGGATACTGCAAACAGAAGGGTGCTCCAGGGTCAGGGAGAGGTAACGGATACTGCCAAAAGAAGGGTGCCCCAGGGTCAGGGAGAGGTAATGGATACTGCAAACAGAAGGGTGCCCCAGGGTCAGGGAGAGGTAATGGATACTGCAAACAGAAGGGTGCCCCAGGGTCAGGGAGAGGTAATGGATACTGCAAACAGAAGGGTGACCCAGGGTCAGGGAGAGGTAATGGATACTTCAAACAGAAGGGTGCCCCAGGATCAGGGAGAGATAATGGATACTGCAAACAGAAGGGTGCCCCAGGGTCAGGGAGAGGTAATGGATACTGCAAACAGAAGGGTGCCCCAGGGTCAGGGAGAGGTAATGGATACTGCAAACAGAAGGATGCCCCAAGGTCAGGGAGAGATAATGGATACTGCAAACAGAAGGGTGCCCCAGGGTCAGGAAGAGGTAGTAGATACTGCAAACAGAAGGGTGCCCCAGGGTAAGGGAGAGGTAATGGATACTGCAAACAGAAGGGTGCCCCAGGGTCAGGAAGATTTACGTCGATTTTCATAG